Proteins encoded by one window of Salmo trutta chromosome 17, fSalTru1.1, whole genome shotgun sequence:
- the LOC115151681 gene encoding kelch-like protein 26 isoform X2: MAESDGGDFASNRPQNSMANQNSTLPCTFSAPSHSATLLQGLSVLRAQGQLLDVVLAINEERFQVHKAVLASCSDYFRAMFTGGMRESNQDTIELKGLSARGLKHIIDFAYSAEVTLDLDCIQDVLGAAVFLQMVPVVDLCEEFLKSAMSVETCLNIGQMATTFNLTSLKESVDTFTFRHFLQIAEEEDFLHIPMERLVFFLQSNKLKNCSEIDLFHAAIRWLQHDEARRAGVNEVLCHVRFPLMPSSELVDSVQTVDIMVEDVLCRQYLLEAFNYQILPFRQHKMQSPRTVIRSDVVSLITFGGTPYTDNDRTVSSKVFYLPDIAARQFKELTEMETGSSHACVSVLDNFVYVVGGQHLQYRSGEGAVDICFRYDPHLSKWLRIQPMQEGRIQFHLNALQGQLYATGGRNRSGSLSSVECYCPKKNEWTYVEPLKRRIWGHAGTPCGNKLYISGGYGVSVDDKKTLHCYDPTSDQWDFKSPMNEPRVLHAMISAKDRVYCLGGRMDHVDRCFDVLAVEYYIPENDQWTTVSPMRTGQSEAGCCLLDKNIYIVGGYNWHLNNVTSIVQVYNTETDEWERDLHFPESFAGIACTPIILPQTTTRR; this comes from the exons ATGGCGGAGTCGGATGGTGGGGATTTCGCCTCGAATCGTCCACAGAACAG TATGGCTAACCAGAATAGCACCCTGCCTTGCACGTTCTCAGCCCCAAGCCATAGCGCCACTCTCCTACAGGGCTTGTCGGTCCTGCGAGCCCAGGGGCAGCTCCTGGATGTGGTGCTGGCCATCAATGAGGAGCGCTTCCAGGTTCACAAGGCAGTGCTGGCCTCCTGCAGTGACTACTTCAG AGCCATGTTCACTGGAGGCATGAGGGAGTCAAACCAGGACACCATTGAGCTGAAGGGCTTGTCCGCCCGCGGCCTGAAACACATAATTGACTTTGCCTACAGTGCAGAAGTCACGCTTGACCTGGACTGCATTCAAGACGTACTGGGAGCAGCAGTCTTTCTACAGATGGTCCCAGTCGTTGACCTCTGCGAAGAATTCCTCAAGTCAGCTATGAGCGTAGAGACCTGCCTGAACATCGGCCAGATGGCCACCACCTTCAACCTGACCTCCCTCAAGGAGTCTGTGGACACCTTCACCTTCCGCCACTTCCTGCAGATTGCCGAGGAGGAAGACTTCCTGCACATCCCCATGGAGCGCCTGGTCTTCTTCCTGCAGAGCAACAAGCTGAAGAACTGCAGCGAGATTGACCTGTTCCACGCTGCCATCCGCTGGCTGCAGCACGACGAGGCCCGCCGAGCCGGTGTAAACGAGGTCCTCTGCCACGTGCGATTCCCCCTCATGCCGTCCTCGGAGCTGGTGGACAGCGTGCAGACGGTGGACATCATGGTGGAGGACGTGCTGTGCAGGCAGTACCTCCTGGAGGCCTTCAACTACCAGATCCTCCCGTTCCGTCAGCACAAGATGCAGTCCCCACGGACCGTGATCCGCTCCGACGTGGTTTCGCTCATTACCTTTGGCGGGACACCCTACACTGACAACGATCGCACTGTGAGCAGTAAGGTGTTCTATCTCCCAGACATTGCAGCGCGTCAGTTCAAGGAACTAACGGAGATGGAGACAGGATCCAGCCACGCCTGTGTATCAGTGCTGGACAACTTTGTGTACGTAGTTGGCGGGCAGCACCTGCAATACCGCAGCGGTGAAGGGGCAGTGGACATCTGCTTCCGGTACGACCCACACCTGAGCAAATGGCTGCGTATCCAGCCAATGCAGGAGGGGCGTATTCAGTTCCACCTCAACGCTCTTCAAGGACAACTCTACGCCACTGGGGGGCGCAACCGATCTGGAAGTCTGTCGTCCGTAGAGTGCTACTGTCCTAAGAAAAACGAGTGGACCTACGTGGAACCACTGAAACGCAGAATCTGGGGCCATGCAGGAACTCCCTGTGGCAACAAGCTCTACATCTCAGGGGGTTACGGTGTCTCAGTGGATGATAAGAAAACTCTGCACTGTTACGACCCCACGTCTGACCAATGGGATTTCAAATCGCCCATGAACGAGCCCAGAGTGCTTCATGCTATGATCAGTGCCAAAGACCGTGTTTACTGCCTGGGCGGTCGCATGGACCACGTGGATCGCTGCTTTGACGTTCTGGCAGTTGAATATTATATTCCAGAGAATGACCAGTGGACCACTGTTAGCCCCATGCGAACAGGGCAATCTGAGGCAGGCTGCTGCTTGTTGGATAAAAATATCTATATTGTTGGAGGGTACAATTGGCATCTAAATAATGTCACAAGCATTGTGCAAGTGTACAACACAGAGACTGATGAGTGGGAGAGGGATTTGCACTTTCCTGAGTCTTTTGCAGGAATTGCGTGTACGCCGATCATACTTCCACAAACCACCACGCGACGGTAA
- the LOC115151681 gene encoding kelch-like protein 26 isoform X1 → MVGISPRIVHRTVWLTRIAPCLARSQPQAIAPLSYRACRSCEPRGSSWMWCWPSMRSASRFTRQCWPPAVTTSGETDAVSPTWLLLFISFLCTVLRQLDVFFDYRDTLAWKERPRAMFTGGMRESNQDTIELKGLSARGLKHIIDFAYSAEVTLDLDCIQDVLGAAVFLQMVPVVDLCEEFLKSAMSVETCLNIGQMATTFNLTSLKESVDTFTFRHFLQIAEEEDFLHIPMERLVFFLQSNKLKNCSEIDLFHAAIRWLQHDEARRAGVNEVLCHVRFPLMPSSELVDSVQTVDIMVEDVLCRQYLLEAFNYQILPFRQHKMQSPRTVIRSDVVSLITFGGTPYTDNDRTVSSKVFYLPDIAARQFKELTEMETGSSHACVSVLDNFVYVVGGQHLQYRSGEGAVDICFRYDPHLSKWLRIQPMQEGRIQFHLNALQGQLYATGGRNRSGSLSSVECYCPKKNEWTYVEPLKRRIWGHAGTPCGNKLYISGGYGVSVDDKKTLHCYDPTSDQWDFKSPMNEPRVLHAMISAKDRVYCLGGRMDHVDRCFDVLAVEYYIPENDQWTTVSPMRTGQSEAGCCLLDKNIYIVGGYNWHLNNVTSIVQVYNTETDEWERDLHFPESFAGIACTPIILPQTTTRR, encoded by the exons ATGGTGGGGATTTCGCCTCGAATCGTCCACAGAACAG TATGGCTAACCAGAATAGCACCCTGCCTTGCACGTTCTCAGCCCCAAGCCATAGCGCCACTCTCCTACAGGGCTTGTCGGTCCTGCGAGCCCAGGGGCAGCTCCTGGATGTGGTGCTGGCCATCAATGAGGAGCGCTTCCAGGTTCACAAGGCAGTGCTGGCCTCCTGCAGTGACTACTTCAGGTGAGACTGACGCTGTCTCTCCGACATGGCTTCTGCTCTTCATCTCCTTCCTCTGCACTGTTTTGAGACAACTGGATGTATTTTTTGACTATAGAGATACACTGGCCTGGAAAGAGAGACCCAG AGCCATGTTCACTGGAGGCATGAGGGAGTCAAACCAGGACACCATTGAGCTGAAGGGCTTGTCCGCCCGCGGCCTGAAACACATAATTGACTTTGCCTACAGTGCAGAAGTCACGCTTGACCTGGACTGCATTCAAGACGTACTGGGAGCAGCAGTCTTTCTACAGATGGTCCCAGTCGTTGACCTCTGCGAAGAATTCCTCAAGTCAGCTATGAGCGTAGAGACCTGCCTGAACATCGGCCAGATGGCCACCACCTTCAACCTGACCTCCCTCAAGGAGTCTGTGGACACCTTCACCTTCCGCCACTTCCTGCAGATTGCCGAGGAGGAAGACTTCCTGCACATCCCCATGGAGCGCCTGGTCTTCTTCCTGCAGAGCAACAAGCTGAAGAACTGCAGCGAGATTGACCTGTTCCACGCTGCCATCCGCTGGCTGCAGCACGACGAGGCCCGCCGAGCCGGTGTAAACGAGGTCCTCTGCCACGTGCGATTCCCCCTCATGCCGTCCTCGGAGCTGGTGGACAGCGTGCAGACGGTGGACATCATGGTGGAGGACGTGCTGTGCAGGCAGTACCTCCTGGAGGCCTTCAACTACCAGATCCTCCCGTTCCGTCAGCACAAGATGCAGTCCCCACGGACCGTGATCCGCTCCGACGTGGTTTCGCTCATTACCTTTGGCGGGACACCCTACACTGACAACGATCGCACTGTGAGCAGTAAGGTGTTCTATCTCCCAGACATTGCAGCGCGTCAGTTCAAGGAACTAACGGAGATGGAGACAGGATCCAGCCACGCCTGTGTATCAGTGCTGGACAACTTTGTGTACGTAGTTGGCGGGCAGCACCTGCAATACCGCAGCGGTGAAGGGGCAGTGGACATCTGCTTCCGGTACGACCCACACCTGAGCAAATGGCTGCGTATCCAGCCAATGCAGGAGGGGCGTATTCAGTTCCACCTCAACGCTCTTCAAGGACAACTCTACGCCACTGGGGGGCGCAACCGATCTGGAAGTCTGTCGTCCGTAGAGTGCTACTGTCCTAAGAAAAACGAGTGGACCTACGTGGAACCACTGAAACGCAGAATCTGGGGCCATGCAGGAACTCCCTGTGGCAACAAGCTCTACATCTCAGGGGGTTACGGTGTCTCAGTGGATGATAAGAAAACTCTGCACTGTTACGACCCCACGTCTGACCAATGGGATTTCAAATCGCCCATGAACGAGCCCAGAGTGCTTCATGCTATGATCAGTGCCAAAGACCGTGTTTACTGCCTGGGCGGTCGCATGGACCACGTGGATCGCTGCTTTGACGTTCTGGCAGTTGAATATTATATTCCAGAGAATGACCAGTGGACCACTGTTAGCCCCATGCGAACAGGGCAATCTGAGGCAGGCTGCTGCTTGTTGGATAAAAATATCTATATTGTTGGAGGGTACAATTGGCATCTAAATAATGTCACAAGCATTGTGCAAGTGTACAACACAGAGACTGATGAGTGGGAGAGGGATTTGCACTTTCCTGAGTCTTTTGCAGGAATTGCGTGTACGCCGATCATACTTCCACAAACCACCACGCGACGGTAA
- the LOC115151681 gene encoding kelch-like protein 26 isoform X3, translating to MYTDGAMFTGGMRESNQDTIELKGLSARGLKHIIDFAYSAEVTLDLDCIQDVLGAAVFLQMVPVVDLCEEFLKSAMSVETCLNIGQMATTFNLTSLKESVDTFTFRHFLQIAEEEDFLHIPMERLVFFLQSNKLKNCSEIDLFHAAIRWLQHDEARRAGVNEVLCHVRFPLMPSSELVDSVQTVDIMVEDVLCRQYLLEAFNYQILPFRQHKMQSPRTVIRSDVVSLITFGGTPYTDNDRTVSSKVFYLPDIAARQFKELTEMETGSSHACVSVLDNFVYVVGGQHLQYRSGEGAVDICFRYDPHLSKWLRIQPMQEGRIQFHLNALQGQLYATGGRNRSGSLSSVECYCPKKNEWTYVEPLKRRIWGHAGTPCGNKLYISGGYGVSVDDKKTLHCYDPTSDQWDFKSPMNEPRVLHAMISAKDRVYCLGGRMDHVDRCFDVLAVEYYIPENDQWTTVSPMRTGQSEAGCCLLDKNIYIVGGYNWHLNNVTSIVQVYNTETDEWERDLHFPESFAGIACTPIILPQTTTRR from the exons atgtatacggacGG AGCCATGTTCACTGGAGGCATGAGGGAGTCAAACCAGGACACCATTGAGCTGAAGGGCTTGTCCGCCCGCGGCCTGAAACACATAATTGACTTTGCCTACAGTGCAGAAGTCACGCTTGACCTGGACTGCATTCAAGACGTACTGGGAGCAGCAGTCTTTCTACAGATGGTCCCAGTCGTTGACCTCTGCGAAGAATTCCTCAAGTCAGCTATGAGCGTAGAGACCTGCCTGAACATCGGCCAGATGGCCACCACCTTCAACCTGACCTCCCTCAAGGAGTCTGTGGACACCTTCACCTTCCGCCACTTCCTGCAGATTGCCGAGGAGGAAGACTTCCTGCACATCCCCATGGAGCGCCTGGTCTTCTTCCTGCAGAGCAACAAGCTGAAGAACTGCAGCGAGATTGACCTGTTCCACGCTGCCATCCGCTGGCTGCAGCACGACGAGGCCCGCCGAGCCGGTGTAAACGAGGTCCTCTGCCACGTGCGATTCCCCCTCATGCCGTCCTCGGAGCTGGTGGACAGCGTGCAGACGGTGGACATCATGGTGGAGGACGTGCTGTGCAGGCAGTACCTCCTGGAGGCCTTCAACTACCAGATCCTCCCGTTCCGTCAGCACAAGATGCAGTCCCCACGGACCGTGATCCGCTCCGACGTGGTTTCGCTCATTACCTTTGGCGGGACACCCTACACTGACAACGATCGCACTGTGAGCAGTAAGGTGTTCTATCTCCCAGACATTGCAGCGCGTCAGTTCAAGGAACTAACGGAGATGGAGACAGGATCCAGCCACGCCTGTGTATCAGTGCTGGACAACTTTGTGTACGTAGTTGGCGGGCAGCACCTGCAATACCGCAGCGGTGAAGGGGCAGTGGACATCTGCTTCCGGTACGACCCACACCTGAGCAAATGGCTGCGTATCCAGCCAATGCAGGAGGGGCGTATTCAGTTCCACCTCAACGCTCTTCAAGGACAACTCTACGCCACTGGGGGGCGCAACCGATCTGGAAGTCTGTCGTCCGTAGAGTGCTACTGTCCTAAGAAAAACGAGTGGACCTACGTGGAACCACTGAAACGCAGAATCTGGGGCCATGCAGGAACTCCCTGTGGCAACAAGCTCTACATCTCAGGGGGTTACGGTGTCTCAGTGGATGATAAGAAAACTCTGCACTGTTACGACCCCACGTCTGACCAATGGGATTTCAAATCGCCCATGAACGAGCCCAGAGTGCTTCATGCTATGATCAGTGCCAAAGACCGTGTTTACTGCCTGGGCGGTCGCATGGACCACGTGGATCGCTGCTTTGACGTTCTGGCAGTTGAATATTATATTCCAGAGAATGACCAGTGGACCACTGTTAGCCCCATGCGAACAGGGCAATCTGAGGCAGGCTGCTGCTTGTTGGATAAAAATATCTATATTGTTGGAGGGTACAATTGGCATCTAAATAATGTCACAAGCATTGTGCAAGTGTACAACACAGAGACTGATGAGTGGGAGAGGGATTTGCACTTTCCTGAGTCTTTTGCAGGAATTGCGTGTACGCCGATCATACTTCCACAAACCACCACGCGACGGTAA